In Corynebacterium frankenforstense DSM 45800, the DNA window GGTGCCCGTCGTGGTCACCCGCGAGCTACCGGCCTACGCCGGACCGCTCGACCTCGTCGTCGTGCTCGGCGAACCCGACCCGGAGGCCGTCGTCGCCCTGGAGGAGTCCTGCGCCGTCGCCGCGCGCCGCGGCTGCCCGATCATCCTCGCCGGCCCCGCCGACGGGCCGCTGATCGAGGACGCCCCGGAGTCGGCCGTGGTGCTCGAGCCGCCGGCCGGCGCCTCGGGCGACTCTCCCGCGCGCGCCTTCGGCACCGTGCACACCGTGCTCGAGCTGCTGTACCGCGACGCCGCGCCCGTGGCCGAGGCGCTGACCATGACCGCGGACCTCGTCGACGAGGAGCTGCAGTCGCTCGTGCCCGAGCGCGACGAGGTGGTCAACCCCGCCCGCAACCTGGCCGCCGCCGTCGAGGGCCACCGCGTGATGCACACCGGCCTCGACCGCACCGGCCGCGCCGTCGCCGGCGTGGTCGCCGCGCTGTGGTCCGCCCGCGGCGTCTACTCGGGCGTGGCCGGTCCCGCCGAGCTGGCCGCCACCGCCCCGGTGCGCGACATCTTCCACGACCCGCTGATCGACGGCGACGACGGGGTGATACCTTTGAGGGTCGTCGTATGGGCGGCCGAAGAAGCCGGCCTGCCCGACGCCGTGGCCCAGGACGCGCCCGAGGACGCGGCCGCGGGCCCGGCGGCGCGCGCTCTGCGCCTGATCACCCGCGGTTTCGCCGCCACCGCGTTCCACCGGAGGTAATCGAGTACACAATGGATCTGCTCAACGGAACCATCCGTGCGTACCCGTGGGGTTCGCGCACGCTGCTGCCCGCGCTCTGTGGCCGGCAGGTGCCCTCCGAGCGCCCCGAGGCCGAGCTCTGGTACGGCGCGCACCCCGCCTCGCCGTCTGAACTGGCGGGCTCCGGGACGCTTCTCGACGCCGCGGTGGCCGCCGACCCGCGCGCCACGCTCGGCGGGCGCGTGGCCGACGCCCACGACGGTCAGCTGCCCTTCCTGGTCAAGATCCTCGCCGCCGACCAGCCGCTGTCCCTGCAGGCCCACCCCTCGCCGGAGCAGGCCGAGGCCGGCTTCGCCCGGGAGAACGCGGCCGGGGTGCCCGTCGACGCGCCGAACCGCAACTACCGCGACGCGCACCACAAGCCGGAGATCATGATCGCGCTGACCGAGTTCCGCGCGATGGCCGGCTTCCGCCCCGTCGAGGCCACCCGCGAGCTCTTCGCCGAGCTCGACTGCCCCGAGTGCGACCGCTACCTGACCATGCTGGACCCGGGCCCGGACGGTGAGACCGACCTGCGCGGGCTGTTCACCACCTGGATCACCATCCCGGGCGAGACCCGCCGCGAGCTCATCGACGCGATCGTCGCCAGGGCCCGTGTGCGCGGCAGGCGGGACGACTGGATCGGCGACGTGCTGCGCACCGTCGTCGATCTCAACCAGCGCTACCCCGGCGACGTCGGCGTCCTCGGTGCCCTGCTGCTCAACCACGTCACCCTGCGCCCCGGCGAGGCCATCTACCTCGACGCCGGGCAGCTGCACGCCTACGTGCAGGGCATGGGCGTGGAGATCCAGGCCAACTCCGACAACGTGCTGCGCGGCGGACTGACCTCCAAGTACGTCGACGTCCCCGAGCTGGTGCGCGTCCTCGACTTCACCCCGCTGGCCGACCCGCGCGTGGTGCCCGTGCCCAGCGAGGAGGGCCCGGCCGGCTCCGTGGACTACCCGGTGCCGGTGTCCGACTTCGTCATCACCGTCGGCCACCCGCCGGCCGACGGCTGGCGCATCGACCAGGACGCCCCGGCGATCCTGCTGTGCACCAACGGCCACCTCGAGGTCGCGGACAAGAAGCTCAGCGCCGGCGACGCGCTGTGGCTGGCCGCCGAGGACCCGGAGGTCACCGTCACCGGCCCCGGCCAGCTGGTCTGGGTGCGCTGCTAGTCCGTCGTCGGAGACGACGGCGCGGCTCAGCGCAGCAGAAAGGGGCGCGGCTTCGGCCGCGCCCCTTCTCACGTCTCAATTGCCTGGTCGCCTGCGGGGGCTGTCCCGGGGCGGAGCTCCGGAGGAGGGGGTCAGCGCTGCGGGGGCAGGGACCACTCGTCGATGCGCGGGAAATCCATCGAGTCCAGGCCCTCGGTCGGCGCCGACCAGGACGGCACCGGATCCGGCATGTCGCCCGGCCCGGAGGTCTCGCCCGTCGGCTCGGCCGGCTGCTCGGTGCGGTGGATGCCCATGTCGCCCTGGTCCTGGCCGGAGCCCGGGTTCAGCGAGGTCGAGGGGGAGGCCGGGGTGGACTGCGGGGTCGGGGTCGCCGTGCTCGGGGTCGGCTCGGCGACGGTGCCGACGGGGCCGCTCTGCGGCGCGCGCGTCGGCTCCTCGACGTTGGTCGGGCGGTAGTAGCGCGTCGGGACGGCGGCCTGGGCGCCCCGGTCCGGGGAGACCGCGTGCGGGGGCAGCAGCGGGTCGTTGGTCGGGGCGACGGGCTGGTGCTCGGCCTCGGCGTGGGCGGTCTGGCCGCCCTCGGTGTCGGCGCCGGACTCGGCCTCGGTGGGCTCGTCCTCGTCGCGCACCTCTTCGCTGGCGGCGGTCAGGTGCCCGTTGGTGGTGTCGTAGCCGGATTCGGCGGAGCTGTTGGAGAACGGCGTGTTGAACTGCCAGACGAGCAGGCCGACGGCCAAGGCGGCGACGATGCCCAGTCCGATGAAGGTGATCACCTTCTTCGTCTCGCCTCTCACAGACGCACCACTTTCGCTTCCCATTGTCTCCAGGTATAACGGGCCTTGTACAGGGCCTCGAGCTCCCCGGCGGCGGTGCGCCGCCGGACGCTCCGGGTTCTCTTGTGACCGCCTAAGG includes these proteins:
- the manA gene encoding mannose-6-phosphate isomerase, class I; protein product: MDLLNGTIRAYPWGSRTLLPALCGRQVPSERPEAELWYGAHPASPSELAGSGTLLDAAVAADPRATLGGRVADAHDGQLPFLVKILAADQPLSLQAHPSPEQAEAGFARENAAGVPVDAPNRNYRDAHHKPEIMIALTEFRAMAGFRPVEATRELFAELDCPECDRYLTMLDPGPDGETDLRGLFTTWITIPGETRRELIDAIVARARVRGRRDDWIGDVLRTVVDLNQRYPGDVGVLGALLLNHVTLRPGEAIYLDAGQLHAYVQGMGVEIQANSDNVLRGGLTSKYVDVPELVRVLDFTPLADPRVVPVPSEEGPAGSVDYPVPVSDFVITVGHPPADGWRIDQDAPAILLCTNGHLEVADKKLSAGDALWLAAEDPEVTVTGPGQLVWVRC